In Planctomycetota bacterium, one DNA window encodes the following:
- a CDS encoding HEAT repeat domain-containing protein produces the protein MADSTPKRDPASKSGAGSQPAPGTPPKADEPKRSPGAAPRPAPGAKGPSAPASPKQGDAGPAPQGATRQEPGAKPRPTGAPAKPAARPRLGPNWNEVLAAPQEPGPVWAARGKLDWRRYAPPVLITLAVLCVAYTLYSCLRRDTPDVISSEEQIRFYREQIEGASPMGRLAAVQSLAETGDEAFIPLIRKRLEDEAGEVAGAACLALAKLGDRKALPAIRSMLDAKAPEAVAGACLALAEFGDQESAESIAAVLKRDQPPAVVGAAQALAKLGYKAAAEPLIGLLKSRNLSVRVAAVEVLGQLGNQAAVKPLEGLLEAPADGLEPEPPEEEVTRLKEAIRATLGKLGVEAPTPTPPSPEPPKTAPEAPTTATPLGE, from the coding sequence ATGGCGGATTCGACACCCAAGCGAGACCCTGCGTCGAAGAGCGGCGCGGGCAGTCAGCCTGCGCCCGGTACGCCCCCGAAGGCAGACGAGCCGAAACGCTCGCCAGGAGCCGCCCCGCGGCCGGCGCCGGGGGCCAAGGGCCCATCAGCGCCAGCCTCGCCGAAGCAGGGCGATGCCGGGCCCGCGCCGCAGGGCGCCACGCGGCAGGAGCCGGGCGCCAAGCCTCGGCCGACAGGCGCTCCGGCCAAGCCCGCGGCGAGGCCCAGGCTCGGGCCCAACTGGAACGAGGTGCTCGCGGCGCCGCAGGAGCCGGGGCCTGTCTGGGCGGCACGCGGCAAGCTGGACTGGCGACGCTATGCGCCGCCCGTGCTCATCACGTTGGCGGTGTTGTGCGTCGCCTACACGCTCTACAGTTGCCTCCGACGCGACACGCCCGACGTCATCAGCAGCGAGGAGCAGATTCGATTCTACCGGGAGCAGATCGAGGGCGCATCGCCCATGGGCCGCCTCGCGGCGGTGCAGAGCCTCGCGGAGACAGGCGACGAGGCATTCATCCCCCTCATCCGCAAGCGGCTGGAGGACGAGGCGGGCGAGGTCGCAGGCGCCGCCTGCCTGGCCCTGGCCAAGCTGGGCGACCGCAAGGCGCTGCCCGCGATCCGCTCGATGCTCGACGCCAAGGCCCCCGAGGCCGTGGCCGGCGCGTGCCTCGCCTTGGCCGAGTTCGGCGACCAGGAGTCCGCCGAGAGCATCGCAGCCGTTCTCAAGCGCGACCAGCCGCCTGCCGTCGTGGGCGCGGCGCAAGCCCTGGCCAAGCTCGGCTACAAGGCGGCAGCGGAACCCCTCATCGGGCTCCTGAAGTCCAGGAACCTATCGGTCCGCGTCGCCGCGGTGGAGGTCCTGGGTCAATTGGGCAATCAGGCGGCCGTGAAGCCCCTCGAGGGCCTGCTCGAGGCCCCTGCGGATGGGCTGGAGCCCGAGCCTCCCGAAGAGGAGGTCACCCGGCTGAAGGAGGCCATCCGCGCCACGCTCGGCAAGCTGGGCGTCGAGGCGCCCACGCCGACGCCGCCCTCGCCCGAGCCCCCCAAGACGGCGCCGGAGGCCCCGACCACGGCCACGCCGCTCGGCGAGTGA
- the hflX gene encoding GTPase HflX, whose translation MHEPKRDELTVRQERVILVGALLPGEDHGGEAPLDELQRLAETAGARVAGRLTQKLPHIDPRTYIGQGKAEELRDLCLAEDADAVLCDHDLSPAQVRNLERVTEAKVLDRSEVILDIFATRAKSRQAKVQVELAQLEYTLPRLTRMWSHLDRLGAGIGTRGPGERQLETDRRVITRRMAHMRRELADIASRKVRESAARSGEFRVCLVGYTNAGKSTLLNALTGTNDAFVEDRLFATLDTKTRTWELDGSHRALLSDTVGFIRRLPHHLVASFHATLEEAIDADLLIHVIDVSHRDCVHQAEVVRQVLEEIGCGAHMVLNAFNKCDVALPTVEADLLAASLPDHVRISALRGDGLGELRARVLHLIAQRETRVTVRAHCGNGRLLALLHELANVLASSSEDEQVTLEARVEPRHLPALRGAAGPSDAIIVHPAAPLHAAAGKA comes from the coding sequence TTGCACGAGCCCAAACGCGATGAGTTGACCGTTCGCCAGGAACGTGTGATCCTGGTGGGCGCTCTCCTGCCTGGGGAGGACCACGGCGGCGAGGCCCCGCTGGACGAATTGCAGCGTCTGGCGGAGACGGCCGGCGCTCGCGTGGCCGGCCGCCTGACCCAGAAGCTCCCTCACATTGACCCCCGCACCTATATCGGCCAGGGCAAGGCCGAGGAACTGCGCGACCTGTGCCTGGCCGAGGACGCCGACGCCGTGCTGTGCGACCACGACCTCAGCCCCGCCCAGGTGCGCAACCTCGAACGCGTGACCGAGGCCAAAGTGCTCGACCGCAGCGAGGTGATCCTCGACATCTTCGCCACCCGGGCCAAGAGCCGCCAAGCCAAGGTGCAGGTGGAACTGGCCCAACTCGAGTACACGCTGCCGCGGCTCACACGGATGTGGAGCCATCTCGACCGCCTCGGCGCCGGCATCGGCACCCGCGGCCCGGGCGAACGCCAGCTCGAAACCGACCGCCGCGTGATCACCCGCCGCATGGCCCACATGCGCCGCGAGTTGGCCGACATCGCCAGCCGCAAGGTGCGCGAATCCGCCGCGCGAAGCGGCGAGTTCAGAGTCTGCCTCGTCGGCTACACCAACGCGGGAAAGAGCACGCTGCTCAACGCCCTCACCGGCACCAACGACGCCTTCGTCGAGGACCGCCTCTTCGCCACGCTGGACACGAAGACGCGGACCTGGGAACTCGACGGCAGCCACCGCGCGCTGCTGAGCGACACGGTGGGCTTCATCCGCCGCCTGCCGCACCACCTGGTCGCCTCGTTCCACGCCACGCTGGAGGAGGCGATTGACGCCGACCTGCTGATCCACGTGATTGATGTGAGCCACCGCGACTGCGTGCACCAGGCCGAAGTGGTGCGGCAGGTGCTCGAAGAGATCGGCTGCGGCGCCCACATGGTGCTCAACGCCTTCAACAAGTGCGACGTCGCCCTGCCCACGGTGGAGGCCGACCTCCTCGCGGCATCGCTGCCCGACCACGTGCGCATCTCGGCGCTGCGCGGGGACGGACTCGGCGAGCTGCGGGCCCGCGTGCTGCACCTCATCGCCCAGCGCGAGACGCGCGTGACGGTGCGCGCCCACTGCGGCAACGGCCGCCTCCTCGCGCTCCTGCACGAGCTGGCCAACGTGCTGGCCAGCTCCAGCGAGGATGAGCAGGTGACGCTCGAGGCCCGCGTCGAGCCCCGCCACCTGCCGGCCCTCCGGGGCGCCGCGGGGCCGAGCGACGCGATCATCGTCCATCCCGCCGCCCCCTT
- a CDS encoding riboflavin synthase, whose amino-acid sequence MFTGIVEAMCPVVALRRGAAWRLVIDLGRLAEGTRLGDSIAINGVCLTVAALDGSRASFDAIGETIGRTNLAALSPGQHVNIERSLRVGDRLGGHFVAGHVDAVGTIRAKDTLPAQTVLRVAVPRELTKFMAAKGSVAVDGVSLTLVDVTPDAFAVALIPYTLGGTTLGTKGPGDPVNVEVDILARYVARQLGHDAALSEGMLREHGFF is encoded by the coding sequence ATGTTCACCGGCATTGTCGAGGCCATGTGCCCGGTTGTCGCACTCCGGCGCGGCGCCGCCTGGCGGCTGGTCATTGACCTGGGCCGCCTGGCCGAGGGCACGCGCCTGGGCGATAGCATCGCCATCAACGGCGTGTGCCTCACCGTAGCCGCGCTCGACGGCAGCCGCGCCTCCTTCGACGCCATCGGCGAGACCATCGGCCGCACTAACCTGGCCGCCCTGTCGCCGGGACAGCACGTGAACATCGAGCGTTCGCTCCGCGTGGGCGACCGCCTCGGCGGCCACTTCGTGGCCGGGCACGTGGACGCCGTGGGCACCATCCGCGCGAAGGACACCCTGCCCGCGCAAACTGTGCTCCGCGTCGCCGTGCCCCGCGAACTGACCAAGTTCATGGCCGCCAAAGGCTCGGTAGCCGTGGACGGCGTGAGCCTGACGCTCGTGGATGTGACGCCCGACGCCTTCGCCGTCGCCCTCATCCCCTACACCCTGGGCGGAACCACCCTGGGCACGAAAGGCCCGGGCGACCCCGTGAACGTCGAGGTGGACATCCTGGCCCGCTACGTCGCCCGCCAGCTCGGGCACGACGCCGCACTGTCCGAAGGCATGCTACGCGAGCATGGTTTCTTCTAG